The following coding sequences are from one Halictus rubicundus isolate RS-2024b chromosome 11, iyHalRubi1_principal, whole genome shotgun sequence window:
- the LOC143358532 gene encoding lipase 3 translates to MSAVANQDEIHMTTPELIRAHGYTAETHHIWTEDGYCLDVHRVLPPKSQGNPSNGLSETDVKNLNDKNVTEAQVPILIHHGLLSSSADWVLLGPKKALAYILCDNGYDVWLGNARGNTYSKKHKKYSTIDKEFWDFSWHEIGLYDIPATIDYILEHTGYSELYYIGYSQGTTAFYVMASEKPEYNRKIKGMISLAPIAFLSNHRSPLLKLVVRFQVIMEWGSSYCNVHQWFPRNRLQARTLGTIIRNAPGSLTKGFCVCWFYMIAGFGSDQLDKSMLPLILGHFPAGASAKQIIHYSQSILSGSFRKFDCGVTENLKIYGSTQPPKYDLEKVKIPIVIFYSENDFLTDPADIKKLVDRLPNVLETRKIEYSKFNHIDYLWGRDAKTYVYNTVLKVLKRFR, encoded by the exons ATGAGCGCAGTAGCCAATCAGGATGAGATTCATATGACAACA CCTGAACTTATTCGAGCTCATGGTTACACAGCAGAGACGCATCACATCTGGACCGAAGATGGATATTGCTTAGATGTACACAGAGTTCTTCCTCCAAAATCACAAGGAAACCCAAGTAATGGTCTCAGTGAGACTGACGTGAAGAACTTAAACGATAAAAATGTAACAGAG GCTCAAGTACCAATCCTCATTCATCATGGACTGTTATCGAGTTCGGCTGATTGGGTACTGTTGGGTCCGAAGAAGGCATTGGCATACATTCTATGCGACAATGGATATGATGTCTGGTTGGGAAACGCAAGGGGAAATACATACTCCAAAAAACACAAGAAGTACTCAACCATAGATAAAGAATTTTGGGATTTCAG CTGGCATGAAATTGGCCTCTATGACATACCAGCAACGATAGACTATATTTTAGAACACACAGGATACTCAGAACTTTATTACATAGGCTATAGTCAAGGTACAACTGCATTTTATGTAATGGCCAGTGAGAAACCTGAATACAATCGCAAGATCAAAGGAATGATTAGTCTTGCGCCAATAGCATTCCTTTCGAATCACAGGAGCCCTTTGCTCAAGCTCGTTGTTCGCTTTCAGGTCATAATGGAG TGGGGATCTTCTTATTGCAATGTACATCAGTGGTTCCCCCGCAACAGGTTACAGGCCCGTACCCTAGGCACAATCATTCGAAATGCACCAGGTAGCCTTACCAAGGGTTTCTGTGTGTGTTGGTTTTACATGATCGCTGGGTTTGGTAGTGACCAACTGGACAAGTCTATGTTGCCCTTAATTTTAGGACACTTCCCAGCTGGTGCTTCTGCTAAGCAGATTATTCACTATAGTCAGAGCATTTTATCag GATCGTTCCGCAAATTCGATTGTGGAGTGACAGAGAACTTGAAAATTTATGGATCGACGCAGCCGCCAAAATATGATCTCGAGAAAGTGAAGATACCAATAGTTATATTTTATAGCGAAAATGATTTTCTAACTGATCCTGCTGATATAAAGAAACTCGTTGACAGATTACCAAATGTGTTAGAGACACGAAAGATCGAATACTCGAAATTCAATCACATAGATTATTTATGGGGCAGAGATGCTAAAACATATGTCTACAATACTGtattaaaagtattaaaaagGTTCAGATAA